In Pirellulales bacterium, the sequence GCTGCCCGCACTGGTCTTCGCCCGAAAACGCGGCGACGCCACCGAGGCAAACGGCACGGATGGGCCAAGCTTTGTTCGCATTTATGAGGCGACCAGCGACGGCAACGGCGACGCCGAGCAGGTCGCCTCGCTCGTCGATTCACTGCGCCAGCCGCAGCCCGGACTCGTTCGTGTGAATGGCTGTCGCTACCGAATTGCCACGGGCAACCTGCCGCTCGGTCACGACGACACCAAGCCATGGACGTTGCTCACCGGCGGCGAAGCGGATTGGGTGGCGATGGTCGATGCCGCCGCGCGGTGCCGCCTCGGCGAGGTGGCGAAAGTGCGCGTGGGCATCAAGACCACCGCCGACGGTGTTTTCATCCGCCGCGATTGGGAGACGCTGCCCGGCGAGATTCGGCCGGACCCGCAGCATCTCCGGGCGCTCCTTTCGCAGGAAGATACCGCCAAATGGCGGCCGCTGGAAGCCGCTGGCCCGCAAAGGCGGGTGCTTTATACACACGAGGTCGTCGATGGCCGGCGGCGTGGGGTTCGTTTTTCGGCATCGTCGCCCACCTGGAAGTATCTGCTGAGCAGAAAAGAGAACCTCGAGTCGCGAAAGTACGTGCTCGACGCGGGACGAGCGTGGTATGAGATTTGGGTGCCGCAGGATCCGCAAGCATGGTCGCTGCCCAAGATCGTCTTCCCCGATATCAGCCCCGACGCGCGGTTTTTTTGGGATGTAAAAGGATCGCTCGTCGACGGCAATTGCTATTGGATCACGACCAACGACCCGGATGACGAAGAGCTGTTGCTGTTTATCCTGGGCGTCGCAAATGCGGCGCTGATCTCGCGGTACCACGACTTGGCCTTCCAAAACAAGCTGTATTCGCAGCGCCGGCGTCACCTGACCCAGTACATCACCGAGTATCCGCTGCCCGACCGCGATGCCGCGCCGTCGCGGCAGGTTGTGAAAGTCGTCCGGCGG encodes:
- a CDS encoding N-6 DNA methylase, which codes for MTKRKATGAHFTPPDPARLIAERVAALMSGLKGPIRVLDPACGDGNLLRAIHDALPREVRRRMTLIGIENDHASFASLQARQSSFDTGRIDLIRGDFLEFFGDNDLFGSHEELEPVDCIIANPPYVRTQVLGANRAQQLAARFGLSGRVDLYQAFLVAMARQLRPGGILGVITSNRFLTTRGGMATRRFLRTKFDLLEIVDLGDTKLFEAAVLPALVFARKRGDATEANGTDGPSFVRIYEATSDGNGDAEQVASLVDSLRQPQPGLVRVNGCRYRIATGNLPLGHDDTKPWTLLTGGEADWVAMVDAAARCRLGEVAKVRVGIKTTADGVFIRRDWETLPGEIRPDPQHLRALLSQEDTAKWRPLEAAGPQRRVLYTHEVVDGRRRGVRFSASSPTWKYLLSRKENLESRKYVLDAGRAWYEIWVPQDPQAWSLPKIVFPDISPDARFFWDVKGSLVDGNCYWITTNDPDDEELLLFILGVANAALISRYHDLAFQNKLYSQRRRHLTQYITEYPLPDRDAAPSRQVVKVVRRLVQETLSSEERQRLEARVDALVAQAFGIDWPDVTGRAASSTAPAGEHALHHHLVENRRFGA